A portion of the Manihot esculenta cultivar AM560-2 chromosome 2, M.esculenta_v8, whole genome shotgun sequence genome contains these proteins:
- the LOC110608494 gene encoding receptor-like protein 35 yields MGDLVGFSLPSLLLMLLTLMSLCLISVESKTYWQDVEVLKELKNGLDPTSVTPGSCLSSWDFSVDPCDNLFSERFTCGFRCDLLVSGTSRVTELSLDQAGYSGSLVNFSWNLPYLQIMDLSSNNFYGQIPESFSNLTRLSRLSLSRNWFSGQIPVSLGSLPNLEELYLDNNILQGTIPASFNGLISLRRLEIQSNKLNGEFPELGSLKNLYFLDASDNAISGKVPATLSPSLVQISMRNNSLEGSIPESFKNLGYLQVLDLSRNKLSGSAPSLLFNHPSLQQLTLSFNYFTAIQSPAPIATSTAIQSELIAIDLSNNQLQGLLPTFLALMPKLSALSLENNKLTGMIPTQFGIKTAEQGTEFLPFARLLLGGNYLFGPIPVALMELKAGSADVRLNDNCLFRCPVTLFFCQGGDQKSLMACKSFSPFIP; encoded by the coding sequence ATGGGTGATCTCGTTGGTTTTTCTCTGCCTTCTCTGCTTCTGATGCTGCTTACATTGATGAGTTTATGCTTGATAAGTGTAGAATCAAAGACTTATTGGCAAGATGTTGAGGTTTTGAAAGAGCTTAAAAATGGGCTTGACCCAACTTCTGTCACCCCTGGCTCCTGCTTGAGCTCTTGGGACTTCTCTGTTGACCCTTGCGATAACTTGTTCAGTGAGCGGTTCACCTGTGGGTTCAGGTGCGACCTTCTTGTCTCCGGCACTAGTCGAGTCACCGAACTCAGTCTTGATCAGGCTGGTTACTCCGGCTCGCTTGTTAACTTTTCTTGGAACCTCCCTTATTTGCAGATTATGGACCTGTCTAGTAATAATTTCTATGGCCAAATTCCCGAGTCCTTCTCCAATCTCACTCGTTTGAGTCGACTCAGCCTTTCAAGAAACTGGTTTTCTGGCCAGATACCTGTGTCGCTTGGCTCACTCCCTAACCTCGAGGAGCTATACCTCGATAACAACATTCTTCAAGGCACGATTCCTGCAAGTTTCAATGGTTTGATTAGCTTAAGAAGGCTGGAAATTCAGTCGAACAAGCTGAATGGTGAGTTTCCCGAGTTGGGTTCTCTGAAAAACCTCTACTTTTTAGATGCTAGTGACAATGCCATATCCGGTAAAGTCCCAGCTACACTTTCACCATCTCTGGTTCAAATCTCCATGAGAAACAATAGCTTGGAAGGAAGCATCCCGGAAAGTTTCAAAAACTTGGGTTATTTACAAGTACTGGATCTGAGTCGCAATAAACTCAGCGGCTCCGCCCCTTCCCTTCTCTTTAACCACCCATCTCTTCAACAGCTCACTCTCTCATTCAATTACTTCACAGCCATACAATCACCAGCACCTATTGCTACTTCGACGGCCATTCAGAGTGAACTGATAGCCATCGATTTAAGCAACAACCAACTTCAAGGACTTTTACCCACGTTTCTGGCCTTGATGCCAAAGCTATCAGCATTGTCACTAGAGAACAACAAATTGACAGGGATGATACCAACCCAATTCGGCATTAAAACAGCCGAGCAGGGGACCGAATTCTTGCCGTTTGCGAGGCTATTGCTGGGAGGAAACTACTTGTTTGGGCCGATCCCGGTGGCGTTAATGGAGCTGAAAGCAGGGTCAGCGGACGTGAGACTAAACGACAACTGCTTGTTCCGATGTCCGGTGACGTTATTTTTCTGTCAGGGTGGTGATCAGAAATCGCTAATGGCGTGTAAAAGCTTTAGCCCTTTCATTCCCTAA